The following are encoded in a window of Castanea sativa cultivar Marrone di Chiusa Pesio chromosome 5, ASM4071231v1 genomic DNA:
- the LOC142637066 gene encoding squamosa promoter-binding protein 1, producing the protein METSKAEEKRSFKYKTEDEDEDDDDDDEYTNNELGSGEEERRKRMMTPSPSTKKVSGSGGGGSAPPTCQAEDCNVDLTDAKHYHRRHKVCDFHAKAPVVSVAGIQQRFCQQCSRFHQLTEFDESKRSCRRRLAGHNERRRKSSSEFHREGSH; encoded by the exons ATGGAAACAAGCAAAGCTGAGGAGAAGAGGAGCTTCAAGTACAAGAcggaggatgaggatgaggatgatgatgatgatgatgaatatACCAATAATGAATTAGGAtctggagaggaagagagaagaaagagaatgatGACTCCCTCTCCCTCTACCAAGAAAGTTTCCGGTAGCGGAGGAGGAGGGTCAGCACCGCCTACTTGCCAGGCTGAGGACTGCAATGTTGATCTGACTGATGCCAAGCACTATCACCGCCGCCACAAGGTGTGTGACTTTCATGCCAAGGCTCCGGTTGTCAGCGTTGCCGGAATCCAGCAAAGGTTTTGCCAACAATGTAGCAG GTTCCATCAGCTAACAGAGTTTGATGAATCTAAAAGGAGTTGTCGTAGACGTCTAGCTGGACATAATGAGAGGCGACGGAAAAGCTCATCTGAATTTCATAGAGAAGGCTCGCATTGA
- the LOC142634140 gene encoding mitochondrial arginine transporter BAC1 — translation MAASSSYKEYVAGLVAGVATVITGHPFDTVKVKLQKHNTEAHGVTYRSGWHCTTRVLKTEGIRGLYRGATPSFVGVAFESSLLFGVYSQTKQSLQGGVQSSCPQPQVIIPSAAFGGALISFVLCPSELVKCRMQVQGADSLVPKSSRYSGPLDCALKTVKTEGVTGIFRGGFTTLLRESSGNAVFFSVYEYVRYYMHSQLKAASSENSHLIDGGIGILSGGLGGVAFWSAVLPLDVAKTIVQTSPDKSSSRNPFQILSLIYRRAGLKGCYTGLGPTIVRAFPANAAAIVTWELAMKLLGIKHESKIPERLDPGTDDIGYKSFT, via the exons atggcTGCGAGTTCCAGTTACAAGGAATATGTGGCAGGCTTAGTCGCCGGTGTGGCCACTGTCATTACGGGTCATCCTTTCGACACAGTTAAG GTGAAGCTGCAAAAGCACAATACTGAAGCACATGGGGTTACATACAGGAGTGGTTGGCATTGCACTACAAGAGTACTGAAGACTGAAGGA ATTAGAGGACTTTATAGAGGGGCAACACCATCTTTTGTTGGGGTGGCTTTTGAgagttctcttctttttggtgtttatTCCCAAACAAAGCAGTCACTGCAG GGAGGTGTACAAAGTAGTTGCCCACAGCCCCAAGTGATTATTCCTTCTGCAGCTTTTGGGGGAGCTCTCATCAGTTTTGTGTTATGTCCATCAGAGCTGGTGAAG TGTAGGATGCAAGTTCAAGGTGCTGACTCTTTGGTTCCAAAGTCAAGTAGATACAGTGGTCCCCTTGATTGTGCCCTTAAAACTGTGAAAACTGAAGGG GTTACAGGCATTTTTCGTGGAGGTTTTACAACATTGCTAAGAGAATCTAGTGGCAATGCAGTCTTTTTTAGTGTTTATGAGTATGTTCGTTATTACATGCATTCACAACTAAAAGCTGCTTCATCTGAAAACAGCCACTTGATTGACGGGGGAATTGGGATTTTGAGTGGAGGCCTTGGTGGTGTAGCT ttttggtcTGCTGTTTTGCCTCTTGATGTGGCAAAAACCATAGTACAGACCTCCCCAGATAAAAGCTCTTCAAGAAATCCGTTTCAAATCTTGAGCTTG ATTTACAGGAGGGCTGGACTTAAAGGATGCTATACAGGTTTGGGTCCCACCATAGTTCGGGCATTTCCGGCCAATGCAGCAGCAATTGTTACCTGGGAGCTAGCAATGAAACTTTTAGGGATCAAGCATGA ATCCAAAATTCCTGAGAGGCTTGACCCTGGGACTGATGATATTGGATATAAAAGTTTcacttga